A window of Variovorax paradoxus EPS genomic DNA:
TCGAGGCCGGTCGGCGTTTGCGTGAACCCGTAGCGAGCGGCCAGGCCCTTCCAGCCATCGGCACGGCCGAGGAATTCGTTCGAAAGGCCGAGCTTGAGTTCGGGGTGCTTCGCAAGATCGCTCAGCGTGCGAAGCCCGAGCCGCTCCGCATCGGCCGCACGCACGGCCAGCGCATAGCCGTCGTTGAAGCCCAGCGGAATCGCCACGCCCAAACCCATCGGCGCAAGCGCTGCGTTCATCGCCTCGCGTGTGTCCGCCGGCGAGCCCTTGAGGATTTCGAGCGCGATGGTGCCGGTGTACTCGGCATAGAGATCGATGGCGCCCGAGCGCAGCGCTTCGTAGACGATGGCCGTGTTGCCCAGCCCCTGCCGCACGACGGGCGGCGACGCGGTATGCGGCGCCGCCGTCTGCGCGAGCAGCTCGGCGAGGATGTACGACTCGGTGAAGCGCTTGGAGCCGACGCGCAGCGCCTCGTCCGCGGCCTGCGCGGGGCCGGAGACCGCGGCCATCCAGGCCATCGAGAACAACAGGGCGGCGCGCCAGAGGCGGCGGGGCAGGTGCAGCATCGGGGCAGTGTATAGAGAACACCTCGTTCGGCGTACCCGCCGCTCTCCTACACGCCGTGGTGTGCGGAGCCGATGCATGCCAGGGCGCGCGCGGGCCATAGTGAATGCCATGAAGCCCAAGACCGCCAAGAAGAAATCGACCCGCACCTCGAAAGAGGATCTGCCCGGCCCCGACGTTCACGGACTGCGCGAGTTGCCCGGTCTGACGGTCGAGGGCTACAGCCTCCAGCTACGCGACAAGGACGGCTTCGTCGGCGACCAGGCCAGCCAGACGGCTTTCAGGGAACTGCTCGAACGCTGGCGCAAGCGCAGCCGCAAGAACAACGGCAAGGACCCGCTCGGCGGCCAGCACTCGCGCGATCTCAGCAAGCGCGAACTCGACCTCGCGTTGCAGGAAAAAAAGGAGTTCGACGCCGGCTACGTGATGCACGCGGCCGTCTCGGAATTTTCGGAAGAGCTGGCCTCGGTGATCCAGCGCTTCTTGCGCCAGCCTTCATGGCACAACGTGCAGCGAATCGTCGTCGGCGGCGGCTTTCCGGAGAGCCATGTGGGCGAGCGGGCGGTTCTGCAGACCGGGGCCATCCTCGAAGACCTGGGCGTCCATGTGCAGCTCGGGCGCCTCTCGCACAACGTCGACGACGGCGGCCTGATCGGCTGGGTGCACCTGGCGCCGCGCGAGATGCTCAAAGGGCACGACGCCATCCTCGCGGTGGACATCGGCGGCACCAACGTGCGCTGCGGCATCGTCAAGACCCGCCACCGCAAGGCGCGCGACTTCTCGCTCGCGAAGGTGGTGCGGCGCGAGAAATGGCGCCATGCGGACGACGAGCCGAACCGCAGCAACATGGTCGAGCACATCGCCGACATGCTCGAGGACATGGTGCGCTACAGCGAGCGCAAGAAGATCCGGCTCGCGCCCTTCATCGGCATCGGCTGCCCCGGGCTCATACGCCCCGACGGCTCGATCGCTCGCGGCGCGCAGAACCTGCCGGGCGACTGGGAAAGCCACGCCTTCCATCTGCCGAGCGCACTGTGGCGCCGCATGCCGATGATCGGCTCCGGCCCCACGCTGGTGCTGATGCACAACGACGCCGTCGTGCAGGGTCTGAGCGAGCTGCCCTTCATGCGCGACGTGCAGCACTGGGGCGTGCTGACGATCGGCACCGGGCTCGGAAACGCGAGCTTCACGAACCGGCGCTGAGCTCCTTCATCGACGGCACGCCGCCCGCGAGCGCCTTGTAAACGCACACCAGGTTCACCGAGAGCCGGCTCGTGCTCTGCGCCTGTTCTCGGCGCGCCTGCAGCAGCGCACGCCGCGCGTCGAGTTCGACGCTGAAATCGGTGAGACCGTTCGCATAGCGCGCATGCGCGAGCGTGAGCGCATCGTGGCTCTGGCGCTCGCGCTCGACGAGTTCGGCATGGCGTTGGCGCTCGGCACTGTAGGCGTTGAGCGCGGTGTCGATCTCGTGCCAGGCCTTGAGCACCATCTGCTGAAAGGCGACGGCCGCCTCCTGCTGCTGTAGCTCGCGCAGGTCGACAGTGCTGCGGCGGCGGCCGTTGTCGAAGATCGGCAGGCTGAGCGACGGGCCGACATGCCATTGCCGGCCGCCCCAATCGCCGAAGCGCTCGCTGCCGACCGACTCGTAGCCGAAGCCCGCGCCCAGCGTGACGCGCGGATAGAGATCGGCCACGGCCACGCCGACGCGCGCGGTGGCGGCATGCAATTGCGCTTCGGCCGCAGCGATGTCGGGGCGGCGCCGCGCGAGATCGGCGGGGAGGCCGAGCGCGAGGTCGGGCAAAGGTGGCGCATCGCCCGCGCTGTCGGTGGCAGCGTCCGCAAGTTCCGTGTTCAACCTGCCGGGTGGCGCGCCGATCAGCAGCGTGATGCGGTTCATCGCATCGGCCTCCTGCTGCAGCAGCGCTGGAATGCGCGCGCGCAGTTCGGCCAGCAGGGTGCGCTGGCGCACCGGGTCGAGGTCGGTGACGAGGCCGCCATCGGCGCGCGCCTGCACGAGTTCGAGCGACTCGGTGGCGGCCGCGATGTCGGCGCGCGCGATGCGCAGTTCGCGCTGCATGCCGCGCAGTTCGAAGTAGTTGCGCGCGAGTTCGGCC
This region includes:
- a CDS encoding efflux transporter outer membrane subunit yields the protein MPLTFHFTCNAVAAAALALLIGGCAVGPDHKPSEPRTPADWSSWHGGSPTLLGAERSAAPATASITSGDWKAFNDPVLDRLQAMVLAANPDLQTAALRFAQSRVQRATAAAQRGPQVNASAGVTRQRQSESGAATRMIDALGSSVANKDQLIRTLSEPYSLYQAGFDASWEIDLWGRVRRAVEAADADAAASAAMLEQAKLSVQAELARNYFELRGMQRELRIARADIAAATESLELVQARADGGLVTDLDPVRQRTLLAELRARIPALLQQEADAMNRITLLIGAPPGRLNTELADAATDSAGDAPPLPDLALGLPADLARRRPDIAAAEAQLHAATARVGVAVADLYPRVTLGAGFGYESVGSERFGDWGGRQWHVGPSLSLPIFDNGRRRSTVDLRELQQQEAAVAFQQMVLKAWHEIDTALNAYSAERQRHAELVERERQSHDALTLAHARYANGLTDFSVELDARRALLQARREQAQSTSRLSVNLVCVYKALAGGVPSMKELSAGS
- a CDS encoding ROK family protein, which produces MKPKTAKKKSTRTSKEDLPGPDVHGLRELPGLTVEGYSLQLRDKDGFVGDQASQTAFRELLERWRKRSRKNNGKDPLGGQHSRDLSKRELDLALQEKKEFDAGYVMHAAVSEFSEELASVIQRFLRQPSWHNVQRIVVGGGFPESHVGERAVLQTGAILEDLGVHVQLGRLSHNVDDGGLIGWVHLAPREMLKGHDAILAVDIGGTNVRCGIVKTRHRKARDFSLAKVVRREKWRHADDEPNRSNMVEHIADMLEDMVRYSERKKIRLAPFIGIGCPGLIRPDGSIARGAQNLPGDWESHAFHLPSALWRRMPMIGSGPTLVLMHNDAVVQGLSELPFMRDVQHWGVLTIGTGLGNASFTNRR